In one Cyclopterus lumpus isolate fCycLum1 chromosome 24, fCycLum1.pri, whole genome shotgun sequence genomic region, the following are encoded:
- the lin28b gene encoding protein lin-28 homolog B: MAEGGLGKGGGEDPAKSTEQEDRTRPQILSGSGFCKWFNVRMGFGFISMTSSDGSPVEPALDVFVHQSKLVMEGFRSLKEGEQVDFTYKKSSKGLESLRVTGPGGGPCAGSERRPKGKVPVQKRKPKGDRCYNCGGLDHHAKECGLPPQPKKCHYCQSITHMVAQCPHKALAPATGSQDQHASTSPFSPGSWPFLCPPEEEEGSGSSPLEGSSSSPEEPHTHRGPRTQRWRKS, from the exons ATGGCCGAAG GAGGTCTGGGTAAAGGTGGCGGAGAAGACCCCGCCAAGTCCACCGAGCAGGAGGACCGGACTCGACCTCAGATCCTGTCGGGATCGGGCTTTTGCAAATGGTTCAACGTCCGGATGGGCTTTGGATTTATCTCAATGACCAGCAGCGACGGGAGCCCCGTCGAACCAGCTCTGGATGTTTTCGTCCACCAA AGCAAACTGGTGATGGAGGGCTTCCGCAGCTTAAAGGAGGGTGAGCAGGTGGACTTCACCTATAAGAAGTCCTCAAAGGGCCTGGAGTCCCTACGGGTGACCGGACCTGGTGGGGGACCCTGCGCAGGCAGCGAGAGGAGACCCAAAGGGAAGGTCCCAGTCCAGAAACGCAAACCAAAGGGAGACCG CTGTTATAactgtggaggtctggatcacCATGCCAAGGAGTGTGGCCTGCCCCCCCAGCCAAAGAAATGCCACTACTGCCAGAGCATCACGCACATGGTGGCTCAGTGTCCCCACAAGGCGCTGGCGCCCGCCACAGGCTCTCAGGACCAACATGCGTCTACCTCGCCCTTCAGCCCAGGGAGCTGGCCCTTCCTCTGCcccccagaggaggaggagggctctGGCTCGTCTCCCCTAGaaggctcctcctcttcccccgaggagccacacacacaccgcggCCCCCGCACCCAGAGGTGGAGGAAATCTTGA